A window of Dehalococcoidia bacterium contains these coding sequences:
- a CDS encoding vitamin B12-dependent ribonucleotide reductase, with product MTTVTDRPSAAAIGIKRFFTRPGTHPYDEIEWEIRTAVIIGEDGQPVFEQQDVEMPKEWSQRATNVVVSKYFRGPLVSDTVVHHRHGEIKRETSVRQLIDRVVNTITAWGRKDGYFATEDEAQTFSDELTHLILHQTATFNSPVWFNVGVEEKPQCSACFILSVEDTMDSILEWCRTEGMIFKGGSGSGVNLSRLRSSREPLSTGGLASGPVSFMRGADAIAGSIKSGGKTRRAAKMVILNAEHPDIIEFIECKSKEERKAYALGEAGYDLSLDGEAWTSIQFQNANNSVRATDEFMRAAVEDKEWALRAVTTGQTLETLPARDLLRKIAEAAWACGDPGMQFDTTINEWHTCPNSGRINASNPCSEYMHVDDSACNLASLNLMRFLDEAGRFDVEAFRQAVAVMITAQEIIVGNAAYPTPKIAENAERFRALGLGYANLGALLMALGLPYDSDAGRAFAAAVTALMTGHAYVASAQLAARMGPFAEFEKNRAPMLRVIEKHARALEEVDASLLPENLSEAARAAWDEALQLGRTHGYRNAQVSVLAPTGTIAFMMDCDTTGIEPDIALVSYKRLVGGGMIRMVNRIVPIALRRLGYSDEQIEEIVAHIDAEGHMEGAPHIKEEHLPVFDCALCTKGTRCIEPMGHVRMMAAVQPFISGAISKTVNLPNSISVDEVMETFVESWRQGLKAIAVYRDGSKRTQPVSTDKGGEAPKQKPVRRRLPDTRHSITHKFSIEGHEGYITVGTYEDGSPGEIFITMAKEGSTISGMMDAFATSISLTLQYGVPLKDLVNKFSHMRFEPAGRTQNREIPVAQSVVDYVFRWLGSQFLSEDEKAELGILSEEVRARLAAEYAHQGQFVIEVNGGGRNGQDDAPPCMNCGWIMTRSGTCYRCENCGSTSGCS from the coding sequence ATGACGACGGTAACAGACAGACCATCCGCGGCGGCTATCGGAATCAAGCGCTTTTTCACGCGCCCCGGCACGCACCCCTACGACGAAATCGAGTGGGAGATCCGCACCGCCGTGATCATCGGCGAGGACGGGCAGCCCGTCTTCGAGCAACAGGACGTCGAGATGCCGAAAGAGTGGTCGCAGCGGGCGACCAACGTCGTCGTCTCCAAGTATTTCCGCGGGCCGCTTGTGAGCGACACGGTGGTCCACCACCGCCACGGCGAGATCAAGCGCGAGACCAGCGTCCGCCAGCTCATCGACCGCGTCGTGAATACGATCACCGCCTGGGGGAGGAAAGACGGCTATTTCGCAACGGAGGACGAGGCGCAGACCTTCTCCGACGAGCTGACTCATCTCATCCTCCATCAGACCGCGACCTTCAACAGCCCCGTCTGGTTCAACGTCGGCGTGGAAGAGAAGCCGCAGTGCTCCGCCTGCTTCATCCTCTCCGTCGAGGACACGATGGACTCGATCCTCGAGTGGTGCCGCACAGAAGGGATGATCTTCAAGGGCGGCTCCGGCTCCGGCGTCAACCTCTCGCGCCTGCGCTCCTCGCGCGAACCCCTCTCGACCGGCGGTCTCGCCTCCGGCCCCGTCTCCTTCATGCGCGGCGCCGACGCTATCGCCGGCTCCATCAAGTCGGGCGGAAAAACAAGACGGGCAGCGAAGATGGTCATTCTCAACGCCGAGCATCCCGACATAATCGAGTTCATCGAGTGCAAGTCGAAGGAGGAGCGCAAGGCCTACGCCCTGGGCGAGGCCGGCTACGACCTCTCGCTCGACGGCGAGGCATGGACATCGATACAGTTCCAGAACGCAAATAACTCCGTCCGCGCCACCGACGAGTTCATGCGGGCGGCCGTCGAAGACAAAGAGTGGGCGCTGCGGGCGGTCACCACCGGCCAGACGCTGGAGACGCTGCCCGCGCGCGACCTGCTGAGAAAGATCGCGGAGGCGGCCTGGGCCTGCGGCGACCCCGGCATGCAGTTCGATACCACGATCAATGAGTGGCACACCTGCCCCAACAGCGGCCGCATCAACGCCTCCAATCCCTGCTCCGAGTACATGCACGTCGACGACTCCGCCTGCAACCTCGCCTCGCTCAACCTGATGCGGTTTCTCGACGAGGCGGGCCGGTTCGACGTCGAGGCGTTCCGGCAGGCGGTGGCAGTCATGATCACGGCCCAGGAAATAATCGTCGGCAACGCCGCCTACCCAACGCCCAAGATAGCGGAGAACGCGGAGCGTTTCCGCGCCCTCGGCCTCGGCTACGCCAACCTGGGCGCGCTGCTGATGGCGCTCGGCCTCCCTTACGACTCCGACGCCGGCCGCGCCTTCGCCGCCGCCGTCACCGCCCTGATGACCGGCCACGCCTACGTCGCGTCGGCGCAACTGGCGGCGCGCATGGGGCCGTTCGCCGAATTCGAAAAGAACCGCGCTCCCATGCTCCGCGTAATCGAGAAGCACGCCCGAGCGCTGGAAGAGGTGGATGCCTCGCTGCTCCCCGAAAACCTTTCGGAAGCGGCGCGCGCCGCCTGGGACGAGGCGCTCCAGCTGGGCAGGACACACGGATACCGCAACGCCCAGGTCAGCGTCCTCGCGCCTACGGGCACGATCGCGTTCATGATGGACTGCGATACGACGGGCATCGAGCCCGACATCGCCCTCGTGAGCTACAAGCGGCTCGTCGGCGGCGGCATGATCAGGATGGTGAACCGTATCGTCCCCATCGCGCTGCGGCGCCTCGGCTACTCGGACGAGCAGATCGAGGAGATCGTGGCGCACATCGACGCCGAAGGGCACATGGAAGGGGCGCCGCACATCAAAGAGGAGCACCTGCCCGTTTTCGATTGCGCGCTCTGCACGAAGGGAACGCGCTGCATCGAGCCGATGGGGCATGTCCGGATGATGGCGGCCGTGCAGCCGTTCATCTCCGGCGCCATCTCCAAGACGGTCAACCTGCCCAACAGCATAAGCGTCGACGAGGTGATGGAGACGTTCGTGGAGTCGTGGCGGCAAGGGCTGAAAGCGATCGCCGTCTACCGCGACGGCTCGAAGCGGACCCAGCCGGTGAGCACGGACAAGGGCGGCGAAGCGCCGAAGCAGAAGCCGGTGCGACGCCGCCTCCCCGACACGCGCCACTCCATCACCCACAAGTTCTCCATCGAGGGGCACGAAGGGTACATCACCGTCGGCACGTACGAGGACGGGTCGCCGGGGGAGATATTCATCACCATGGCGAAGGAAGGGAGCACGATCTCGGGGATGATGGACGCTTTCGCCACCTCGATATCGCTCACTCTGCAGTACGGCGTGCCTTTGAAGGACCTGGTGAACAAGTTCAGCCACATGCGCTTCGAGCCTGCGGGCCGCACGCAAAACCGCGAGATACCGGTGGCGCAATCGGTGGTGGACTACGTGTTCCGCTGGCTGGGGTCGCAGTTCCTGAGCGAGGACGAGAAGGCGGAGCTGGGCATCCTGTCGGAGGAGGTGCGGGCGCGGCTGGCGGCGGAGTACGCGCACCAGGGCCAGTTTGTGATCGAGGTGAACGGCGGCGGGCGCAACGGCCAGGACGACGCGCCGCCGTGCATGAACTGCGGCTGGATAATGACTCGCAGCGGCACGTGCTATCGCTGCGAGAACTGCGGGAGCACGAGCGGGTGCTCGTAG